From the genome of Phalacrocorax carbo chromosome 5, bPhaCar2.1, whole genome shotgun sequence:
CCATATCACCACCCTAGTCACATACTGATCCTATGGGGGCATGACATCTCCATCTGCAAGGATTCTGTGGTACTTGCTGGCAAGATTTACTTAGCTATGTTGTTTAAATCAGGTTTTCTTTCACATAAAGCGTTACTCCTCTCCTGGTTGACATACTCAGCCCTCACATTCCTTGTAAGTCCTTCTGGTCTGCTCCTTTCCACTAAGCTTCTGAAGCAACCACGTTTTGGCTCAGACACGATGCAACCCTCTTCTCTCAGATGCTCACATGAagccctccttcctccctgatGCAGCCTCACATTCATGCTGACAAAATAAGCCCTTTCCTAATGTAGAAACACCATGGGGTCCCTGCATAGCAGAAGGAGGAGAGCCACCAGGCTCTCCTGAACAGGGGGATGGGACCCCTGAGAAGCCTGGTAATGGGTAAATACCATTCATCAACTTTCTCAGCCTCAAATCCTAGCACAGTTCACCAGCAAGTAGCAGGacactttttcctccccagttcCCAAAAGTATCTGCTAAGCAGCAGAAAGTCTTCATGTCCTCAAAGGACGGGTGGCATCTGGTCAGCCAGGGGCTGCACACAGCCTCTGACGAGTGACACGGAGTCTGGGCCAGAGGGGCTCAGGCTCTGTGCAGGGCGCTCTGGCAAAGCAATGCCTCCTTCTCTGGCACAGGTGATCTCACCATGCAGCTGTGAGTTTTATAAGTCATGACATCACATTTGTCCTCTGAATACATCCAAGTCCTCTCCATTGACCCACCAAACACATCTCCTGTGGCTGCAAAGCAACAGCCCTCCATCTGCAGGGTTAACAAATCAAGCCTCATCAATTCCCTGTCTTCTACAGGGAAACTGAGGTCCAGAGAGAAGCAACTTGCTTGGGGCCACGCAGTGCACCAGCAGGAGGATCAGAAACAGCACTACCTCACTGTGAGCATGAGACCATTTTCTGTCCCTGAACAAGCAGTAAATCCCAGGACCCCCAACCACCAGCACCCCTGACCTGAGCCTTAGAGCACCTTCACATCTAAAGCTAAGCAGAAATCACAGCAATCCTACCaccttccctgctctgccctcttGCTTGCTTCATCTGTATGGTAAAAACACATAGGGGCACTTTATTCAGGagtaaacacacacacagacacagtcATAAAATAACTAAACTCCTAAAGCTAGTGGATTGATTATTTTGGGTTGATCTTCTGGGAATAGGAGGAGTTGGTTGATAACTCTCACATTTATTTTGGGAAGCAAGAATGTCACATAAAAAATGTCAATATGCTTCATAACTAGAAAAAGCATGCAAAACTTCATTTCATTGGATCCCAAGGGTGTGTAAACTCAGGGGTGCTACTAATGGAAGTTGATTGAAAACAGACTCTCTTGTTTGCCTTCTTAGGCAAGCTGGCCACATCCAATTTTGCTCTGATGTTgggtatttttgtctttttctttcttgcattctttctttctttcctttccattccCAGGCAACTCTGCATTATCTGCCTCTCTGCAAAGTGACAGAGATGTTTCCTTCCAGGTTTTGGTGCCTCTGCATCTTTCCACCCCTTCAAAACCCAAGTGTTCAGTCTGCCTCCAAAGTGCGGAGTACCTTGGAGCTGTGCAGGTCACTACAATACTGCATCCACACCTCTGTGAAACCCCCCTGCATGCATTCCTGGTCAATAAATGCCAGCCACATATGCACTGCTGCCATATGGTTGAAATGCATCCAACTCAGCTTAACAGCAAATGTTTAACAGTAAGCACGAGCAATAACCTATGTTTCCAATGCTTCtttacttctgtttgcttttacttaAGGAACAGTGGAAAAACCATGTTGCCTTCCTGAACTTCCCCTGAAAGATTCAAGTCAGCAGAGTGCAGGCTCCCTCAGACATTAGAGGTTGCTGTGAAAAGAGACCGAAATGGATCTTTAACTATCATGGTCAGGACCTCCAAATACTTCTCAAAGGGAAAACACTGACTTGCCAGAACCCCAGATTAAATGTAGCAAGCACATAAACATCCTTCACAAGGTTTTGTATTAGCCAAGACTCGTTTCACAAGCGAGCTGTGTTCTCTCCTTGCCcgtccccttccctcctgcccaaGAAAGGTCATTTTCTTcacagggggggaaaaaaatcttccaaaaCAACAGGGTCTTAAATCAAGCTGAGGAAGAAAACTTCCCTTTCACCCGTTCCTAATAAATAACTTCAACCTCTTCaatgcaaatatttccaaaCAAAGAATCTCTGTTGGAGACAGAGTCGTAAATTATCACGGTAGATCTTGTTTTGCTTGAAATCAGACCCAGGCAAACCTTGGTTTGGTTTCAAAGAATGTCTTCTGCAGTTTCGTATCAGTACGGACTCAGGGAGAGCCCAAAGGAAAGCCCCCTCCACTCTTGCctcagctcctccagcctctccccATTGCTGCCACCAGCTCCCACTCTGTCTGGGAGCAGGGCATGGATGTCCCAGCCAGGCAGGTGCACATCACCCACACTGCCCCCAAAGCACAACAATAATTACGTTTCTGTAAGGTTGTGTGAAGCCTCAGAGTATCAGAGCAACAGCCTGGACATTTCAAGCCAGTCCAGAAACATGCTCAGGAACATCAGCAAATAGCATGAATTCTCAAGGGGCAAATAGAGATCAActccagagcacagcaggacCAAAGCCAATCTGACACCGTTGCAGCCAAAATCAGGATTTGACCCTATACTATTTATAACACATCGCGACATTTGCTAACACAGTAGTCGCAAGTGCATAATTGCCAAGTTCACACATTTAATAGCCTTAAAGCTGATGCTCTGGCACAAGAAATGGCCACACGACTCTGACACCACAGTTATTCATTACGCAGGAAGtatttcctcctcccctggtACCAGTTAAACTAACTGCACTGTCAATTAAATAGCTGGAGGTGCTTTGCTCTACAGTGAAGAGCTGGGCCACTCTGTTAGCAGCACTCACTCTAGACTAGACAGACCAGGCACAGGAACACACACACGTATGTGTGATGAGATGCTGGTTGGGAATTAATTCATTCccaaaattaataaattctCTCAAGTTCAGCCACCTGGGTTCAGTCGGCTGCTCAATTGGAAGTGAAAGACCGCGTACTACTTCTTGATGAAGCCTGCAGGGGTGCGCTGGCCACCTCCCTGTCCTGTGCAATGGACTCTTACTTCAGGAGAAGGTGAGCTCCCCTTGTATGTGTTATCACCGGACACATGATTATTTTCTGCTCAGGATGTAATCTCACATCTTTACAGCTTAAAAAATACCCCTAAAGTTTGGAGCCAGGCTTCCTGAAGCACTGTGCACAGCTTGCACACTCTATTTAAGATGACTGTAAGAAGCTAAACGCACAGGTGCATCACTGCACAGGCAGGCTGAGCTCTGCTCAGGGATCTCAGGCTATCTGCACCTCCCCAAGGTATTtcccccaccacacacacacacagaaatgcAAGCCCCATGGGCACCTTGCACATGTACAAAAGACAGCTTGGGCCCAGCCATGCCACCAGAGCTGAAATTCAAACAGGGCTAGATGCAACCTGGAGAACCATGCCCATCTCCTCTCTGGTGGTGGCCTCAATAGCCCACAAAGATCGAGGGCCCTCAGGGCTCAGGTCCACACACACTGTGCTCTGCTAACGCTGCCAGGGAGCTACAAGCCCTCAAAGGGCAGCCAGCAAACTGCTGGCACTGCTAACATTTGAAAACCACAGCAACCAGATTTGCTAGAGCTTGTCTGCTGGCCCGTTACATGGCAATTAGTTTGCTGTCAGTCTGACAACTGAATAGATGTCTTGGTTTGTGCTTTGTCCCACAGTCCACCCACTGTGGTCCCACAGCACTGAGAAGAGTCAGAAGAGTTGTGTCATCATTAACCAGCTCCTAAAGCAAATGCATTCTCTGGATCCCAGCACAGAAACCTGCAGGAATTACAAGTACCTTCTCATATTTGTTGCTGATAGCAGCTCCACTCTGAAGTGTCCCCAGTGAGCCACTGGAAACCCAGAGACGAGGGAAGGCATCCGATGGCAGAAATGGTGCGCACACAGCTAGGAGAGGAGACTGTCCTCAGCCCCTTGAGGTGAACACTAAATTGTAACCAGAAATCCTCCATGAATTAATGAGTCAAATTTAACTaaatgttttggggaaaaaaagcagaaaaagcttGTCCATAAGGCGCACAGTGaggatttttctttgctgatgcCAGGAGAGCAACAATACTGCACCAATCAGATCCCCACTATGCTTGTCAGGCCAACGTAAGGCACGGAGGCACAGATCCACCACGCCAGCATGAGTAGCTTTACACTAACACAGCATTTCAACACAAACTCAGGCGAAAATGCTGACAAGCCTGAAGGGGACTGGACACAAAATaggaagagaataaaagaaTTGCTTTCAAGTTGGAGCTTTTACTCAGCCCACTGGGTGCTCCTTTCACCGCAGAGGACAGGATAATTTACACATGCGGCGATACAAGAATAAAATGGTCCTATGAAAGACAAATTCTGCTGTGTGATTTCCTGTGATTTGGAAAAATGGGGCTGAAGGCACTCCTGGGGTGCTCAGTCTCCCCTCCACCCTGATACCCATCCTGCTATGCCACGAGTGTTTGGCTCCCAGCTCATTTCTGTGCAGATATAGGATGCTCATGCCTATTCGCTGCCATCCTGGGCGCTGCTCATCAGTGCTGCCATCCTGATGCCACTGCAAGCAGCATCTCTTGGATGCTTTTAAGCTTTGAATTGCTGAAGGGAAACGTACAACCCACATCTCAAGCCTGGGTAGTGGGTGACAGACTCAAACCCCTTTGATATAGTTGATTACACCCAGTTAAGTGAATTTAATAGGTCTTCCTGCAATCCTTACAGGACAGATACCCACAATGCTAAAAGACATCGCAAGAGAAACCTTCAAAATTAGCAGCACAGGAAGACTGGAAGGGaggtttatttttccagctgcatTCAGGAGGGCCTCTCCAGGACAGAGCTAAAACACCCTGGCTTTTCACCCTTTTGCCTTCGTCATAACAGTTTGGAAGATAAACGCTAGACTATCTTTAGCACTGGCACCTCCCATGTTATTCACTTTGAGATGGagcagaaaaatgttaacaaaaaaCAGTTGAAGAGAAACTTACTTATTCATCCTAACCACTGGAATATGGCTTTTTCTCAAATATTATGCTACAACAGATTCTCAAACCCTCTTTGTTCTCTGTGTTAACATCCACATTTGTCtccagaaagaggaaagggaataGGGCTATTTTCACCCTTTCAGGAAGCGTGTACTCGAtgctttgctgctggctggagcagcacagcctcctgtccctcctgcatgatggcagcacagctgcacaCTAACGCAGGGATGGGAAGGATGACAGTAAATGGCCTGCTCTTAATCCCAGCTGCCAAACAGAAATGATAAGCAGGGAAGAGGACCGTGTGCTCACAGCCTCTTGAAGCTACCACACACTTCATGTATCATGGGGATTTGCAGCAGAGCCGAAAGCCAAGCAAGACTGAAAAGTAGTCTGAAACCTGTGATATGGGGAGGTGGCTGTATAGGCTCTGGAAATCTTACAGAGCTCATTAGTCCTCTGTGAATATTATGCAACATTTAGGTACATGGCTATAGAGTTCCCACAGATGTTTCAAACCTTTTCACAAGCTCAAAACTCCCAGATTCCTAACAGCATTAGGAAGTCATCAAGAAAAATTAGCCCAGCAGTTAGTAACTAATTATTACTTACCGAGTCCAGTTTGCCTGGCTGAGAGCTGCTCTGAGGTCAAGTTGCTTTGCCTTGTATGCAGATATTGTGTATGTACTGCACTTACACAGAAAGCGGGCATCAGGATCTAACAGCAAAGGGAGACAAGCTGTTTCACAGACTGCATGCAAGGGGACAGTGAGGTGGTTTAGATGCTTTTTTTACAAGGAGGTCAGGTCAAAAGCCCAGacctctttccttacctgctggATCGCATGCACGACCCTCCCCTGCTGCTGGAGGTCAGGTGGCTTTCCTACTGCaagggattttttaaaactcttcccTTACTTATAGAAGTTGGTGAAGGACCTGTCCAAAACCAAGACAGCCCCCACTCCTGATTTTCCTCAGCTTTAGGCAAGAGGAAGAGAGACAGGCTTCAGCTGTGCCCAGAGCCACCACCAGGCTCTTCATGCAGGTCGTTTGCTGTACTTCAGTGCCCAGTGGATGTAAGCCCGTGGTTGCCAGCTCTGACTAGGCACCCTGttcatcctcttcttcctccccagccctTACCTCCCCTGATAAGCTCACAGCATGCTGTTTATCGCTATTTATCGGTATGATTGCACTTCAAGCCAGGACATAAGAAAAGCTGTAACTCACCAGAAAATCTTACCAGAGATGTTAATTAGAGTCTACAGCTCATTGTCCTGATAATACCTAATAGCTGGGAAGTTTCAAGTGCCTGAGGCTCACCTCCAAGGAAGATGCTCCCATGGGATTACACTATTAGCACAGAAGTATTTCAAGagagtgaagaaaatacagggaaaagaTTCCCAGTCCAGGAATTTGCTCTCCCTTCTGTAGGGAGCTTCAGATGCTCCTCGGCACATACACCATGGcgagagaaaaatattacaaaatcttacacacacccacacacagaAGCCCCGCATAACTTCACTCTTATACCACATCAAAATACCCTTGCTTTTCAACTCCAAGAAAAGAACTTCCACAAGTACCGCTTACTCTAGCGAACTGCACGATAACAAACTACCAAACATCCCTGCAGCACTAAACACCTCACGGgtcagaaggggaaggggaggagaggcaAAACCAACTTGGATGAGAACAGAAAGTATATACGCATTTATGTGCATGCACTAGGCTTGCCCAGTTGCATTCAGGCTCTCAGACAACCAGTTATACGCTCCTTAAACATAAATTCAGGTTAGCACAAAGATCTCCAACAAGCAAAAAAGTAATCTAAAATCACTCTGCCTTGGCTCTCGTTTCATTAGTGTGCACCTGACAGTACCGGCTGCAAAATGCCTCTgagcagcatccctgcagaAGGCATTACTGCTGCCACATCAGCTGCCGACAGCCTTTAAATCCCTTTAGCCTTCAAAAGGGTAAAGGAAGCTGAAAGAGGGCAGTAGACCCCTGAAATAAGAACAGTCCGGTACGTACTGTGCAAATATATCAGATTTTATTACTCTTTCATGGAAATAATAACAGGCATTCAGGTAGAAACATATTAAATTAATGCAGTCAAcagtttaaatgcaaaaataaatataaagtcCAGCAGCTCAATGCATCTATAACAGCTCATTTCTTCTAACaaatagaaaagatttttttttttgtcttttaaacgGAGAGTTTCATACAATCAAATAGAAACGAAGGTACAAGCGCTTTCTTAGAAAACATCCCAACCCGGCTGCCCGCTCAGGGCGCTCCTCAGCCGGCGGCTCCTCGCAGCCCTGGCCGGGTTCAGCCGGGTCCCGCCTAGCCGGACCGAGCCCCACCGAGTCCCACCGAGCCGGGCCGGGTCCCGCCTAGGCGAGTCCAGCCGCCCTCAGAGGGCCGAGTCCGAGTCGCTGGAGTCGAGGCTGTTGCGGAGGCGGCAGCTGCCCAGGCGGTCCCGCTGCAGGCTGAGGTTCTGGGTGCTCCGCCGCAGGCACTCCAGCGACTGCAGGAAGGACTTCTtggccttctcctcctccatggGGGacaccccctcctcctccacctcctggATCTCGTCGAAAGTCACCGGCTGAGTCTTGAAGCGCGActgccggggccgccgcggcttGCCCCGGGGGGCCttggcggggcgggcgggcggggggaaCTCCTCGGCCAGGCAGACGAAGTGGGGCATCACCGCCTGGTAGCTGGAGCAGACCCCCATCAGCTCGGCCGGCTTGGCGGCCATCCTGCCACCCGCGGGAGTGCCCGCCacgggggccggggccggcggagcGGGGTGGGCTGCTTCGGCCGTGCCGGGCGGGATGCCGGGGCTCCGGCGAGCagcggcggccgggcggggacGGAACGGGACCCCGCCGACAGGAGCGGTACCGCGGGGAGAGGAGCGGCAGGGTCGGGTCGGGTCGGGTCCGGTCCGGTGTGCGGTGCAGAGCGCAGGGTGCGATGCTTCCCGCCGCCTCAACGgagccgctgctgccgccggccCCTCGCCGCCGTTATATACACCGGCGCTGCCCCCGCGGGAGCATGCTCAGACGGCAGCGGAGCCCGCTTGCAGCCTGTCGGGCCCTTCCCTTCCGCCTGACGTCCTCTCCCGGTACCGCTGTCAGCTCGCCACCGCCGCCCCCggaacccccctgccccgggggcgGGATTGGGAGTGGGGCGGCGGGGGGATGCCTCGCCGCTGCCCCTGCGGAGGCTTCGCCCTCGGCCCCTGCGACCCTTGCCGGTCCCCGGTCCCCTCCCCCtggctcctctcctcccctaCCCTAGCCCCAGTCCCCTGtttcctctcccccagccccggccccagAGCATCCATCTCCTGGGCGCCCAGGGGAACGTCCATCCAGCAGGTTATCGAGGCCTCACTACATCCCCGAGAGCCACAGCGACGGCTCAGCTCTCTGTATCTTACCTCACAACCTTTGTTATGAGTACTACAATGTCTATGGCTGTAAATGAATACTAACAGACGTGTCACGGCAGCCTTCAGTAGGGATTGCTGCCATCAGGATAGCATACATACGGTTAAAAGAAATCCCACAGCCAGCCCAAAGCTGCATTTGGGGCATTGTGGCATTCAAACTCCAGAGGATGGTCCCAGCCAAGAAACCATCAGCAACAGAGGGTTAAGCAGGACTCAAGACACTGGGGTCTGTTCCCAACTCTGCCACCTCTAATCTAGTTTAAATGTCCACTTCAGTGTgactccattttttttttttccttttggaagggATCCTAAAATTTTCCATTCCCTGTGGGCTCTAATTCTTCTTTGATATGATGTGCAATTGGATCCTCAGAGAAAAAACAGCATACAAGTATTACTGAGCTGAAACAAAAGCTTGCAGATTAGTAACGGCTGGGACCATGCTTTAAAGCTGTGTGCACTAAGGAGTCTCAGTGGTggaaaaacccaacagcatAAGAAAAATGTATAACAGGAATAGGAAAGGAGCTAGAAGGAAGCAGAGTAGAAAAGCACGAGGGAGGAAGAGCCTGAAAGGGTGAGTCTGTCCCCTCTTCAGGGCTAATGTTAGACTATTCCCATAAAGACATTCTCTGGTATAGCTTCACCCACTCAAGAGGTTATTTTTGAAGCTTGATTAGGAACCAGGAGGGAAGCAGAGGCTTAGCAATGGCATCGGGAATCCTGGTCTGTGCCAGcaaggggatggggacagggcgCTCAAGGCCCCAGGGTTTGTGCAGAAGTAAGTACCCCTGTGCTCGGCACGCACCCACCGCAGTGCAGCATAGTGCTACCTGGGCCAACTCCAGCACCAGCCGGTGAATTAGCCCACAGAGAGGTGTGCGCTTACCCCAGCAGCCCTGGGTTCTATGCCCAAGCTAGCACATCTGCAGCTAGCTTGAGTTTGTTGCACTTCGCTACAAAACATATTCTTTGTACAGAGGTAGACGAGTGCCgtgagaaaaaacagaagctttAACATATAGCACACACATCCTGTGCCGTAGTCCAGCATGCCAAAAGGCACTTATTTTTATGAGCTCACCATGAGAAAGTCTCAACTTTGTCTCTGGGTAAGAGTCAGGACTGGTTGCTCCTCCTTTCACACTGCCTTAGCAGTGGCGATGTTTCAGGATCTGCACTGGAAACAAACCGTTCTAATTACAGCCCTGTCTCAAATGGGATAAAATCAGTACAGCTTTGGGAGATAGGGGACCAGAGGCACTTGGTAGTGCATTTCCAGAAGTCTGGCTGCTTTGCCTCTTGCGGcataaaagaaacatgaagaGTCTCAGCTTTAGGAAGCACCTGGCTGCAATCTCTTAGCTCCTTGGGTCCCCAAGGCAGCTTTAGGGCCAGGTACAGTTTGAAGACTTTTTTGGGGGAGATAAAATTAGCTTAATAAGGGAACAATTTTCTGTTTGGTCAAATTGAATCATTCCACCTTGGAGAAGGCTGTGTTTTTTACTGTTGACTTTAGCCTGTAAAGCTCTTACCTCCAGTACGACAATTCCCTCCCCCCGAGCCCCATTTTACGACAGTTTTTATTCCCGACAACTTTGGCCCTCGCCCTGCTGCAGGACCAACTGTGTCtcctcagcacagccctccaCGAGGACGAGTCTGCAGAACAGTTTGGACTCCTGGGGCTGAGCTTGTCTGTCCTGCAGACACAAGCTGTGGGTTGACATAGGAGCCTTGTTCTGGCAGTGGAGAAAAGCATCTCACATTCATATGAAGCAAGGTACATTTAATCTGCTCTAGCAACAGCCTAACATAAGAAGATCCAAGGCCCTGCAAAAAGAAAGGCCGGTTGACTTGGTATCTGAAATTCAACACGCGCATCCCCAGTCCAAACTGCCCATCTGGTTTCATACAGAAAGTTCAGTATGAGGGCAAACTGGTTTTGCTTCACGTAGAGCGAACTTTTCATTCCCTCCCTGTTCTGATTACAAAATGCTCTGGGAAGTTGCAACGCTGAGTTGGAACAACATCACCATGGTAATAACTGGGAAGCCTTAAGATTTTATTTGAGacaattcagaaaaaatatcctGTGACATAATCCCCCAAGTTAGGTCTGCAATGCGCTAATGTAAAAACTATATTTACTCCAGTGGTTTAAATCATGACTTTAATCTCGGTTGCTCCCGATACTGAAATGTGACCTCATGGTATAGATTACACAAACTCTCTGCCATGTGGATCATCAGAgcagatttctttcctgcacagTACAGGGCTGAAGTCACATTGTACACCAGGGCActgcccaggggctgggggggaccttTACCTGGGGCTGGGAATGTTTCAAATGCTgcatatt
Proteins encoded in this window:
- the C5H11orf96 gene encoding uncharacterized protein C11orf96 homolog isoform X1, producing MAAKPAELMGVCSSYQAVMPHFVCLAEEFPPPARPAKAPRGKPRRPRQSRFKTQPVTFDEIQEVEEEGVSPMEEEKAKKSFLQSLECLRRSTQNLSLQRDRLGSCRLRNSLDSSDSDSAL
- the C5H11orf96 gene encoding uncharacterized protein C11orf96 homolog isoform X2; translation: MPHFVCLAEEFPPPARPAKAPRGKPRRPRQSRFKTQPVTFDEIQEVEEEGVSPMEEEKAKKSFLQSLECLRRSTQNLSLQRDRLGSCRLRNSLDSSDSDSAL